The Cryptomeria japonica chromosome 9, Sugi_1.0, whole genome shotgun sequence DNA segment TTGAGATAATGGTATCCTAAAGGTCTATAGTGCTAAGTTTAGGATTGATGAAAAATTTATTTCTCAAATTACTAGTATGCAGATAGAGGGAAGGAAGTTTTATAGAGATTGGAAATATGTTGAAGAAGCTATCTCCACATTCTTCGACAAGCAGAAGGAGCGAGATAGGGTTCAAAATATGGTTAATGGTGGTTACAATCGAAAGGATCTTCAGACACCTTGGGCCGATGGGGCGAAGGTTATCATGAGATACATCACTCTTGATGGCTGGTATGTGAGCATTTTTTCCTATcactttgtcattttgaatcacttCAGGCATGATAGAAaaatttccattatgttttatttgcTATCTTCCTTAAGGCATAGTCTAGAGAAACATGCAGAGAATATGGATAATCTGGTCCTCCATGAGGGTATTATTTGTCTTATTATGGATTATGCCAAAGCCCGTGAAGTCAAGTTGTCCCCTATTTTGAATACCCATGTTTCTTCTTCCAACCTAGAGGTTCAAGTGGTTTCTAACATGGATTTGGAAGGGAAGATAGTGGGCTTGCCAAGGACTCATAGCATCAAGACTTGTCTGACGACCCTGAGTATTATTCGCCTACTAgtgagagtctcattcaaaatataACCCCTGGGATAGGTAGTAGTAGGCGCAACAAGGACCTTAGGTGGTCTGCTGGCAAATATAAATATCTGGGTACCAAGTCTGCTGACTTTGTTTCTCCCAAATCAAAGAAGCCCAAATCTGTAAAGGGTGGGGGGGCGCAATAAAGATAGTGAACAAGAGATTGAAATCGACATCCCCATAGACATTGATCCTGGGAAACAAGGGAGGGTTTTCATTGACCCAGATTTGGATAAATGCATTTCCTTTGTGGCTAGCAATCAGTTGGATTGTCTTCGAAAGATGAGCATGGAGATTGAATTGTTAAAAGAGGGTATAAAGGGTATTGTGGATGCTTTTACGGACAACCCTGGACCTAGTAATATGAAGAAACTCctttgtttgacccagaaagttagTGAGGACGTGGACAAGATGAAATCGAAtcatgaatgaagaatatgtaatCTGGAGGTTAGCTTGGAAGAAATTAAAGTTTGAGAAATCTGGTAGAGATCAACAAGGCTCCCATGAATAATAGTTCTGAAGGCTTGATAAGGGTCAATAATATGATTGTGAACTACAAGGTAGATCCCATTGCCAGTGGGACCCCTTCGGATTCCAAGCAGAAAAAGAAAGTGCAGGGTGCAGGGGGTCATATTTTTCATTCCCATACTACGCTAGGTCCGTGTACCCATACTAGCAGCAAGAACCAGGAGCAAGGCAGCTCCAGATTTATCATTGATGAGTTGAAGGCTATTAGCAGGAAAGTTATTTAGAATAATGCAGATCTGTTGCATTCTTATAAATAGGTCTATGTTTCTTCTGGTTTCAATCTATTttgtgttttaggttgttttgtgggCTTGGCCCAAGTTGGTTTgccttttgttgttgtttttgttcttTGATGCTTATTCTCTGGTTGTTGTAAAacttttgggtttcgggtccctgtaaaaaCCTGTTTACCTTAATCAAAACCAAAGTCCAAACAAGCATGGGATATTCTTCAAATAGCCtatcaaggaaaggaaaaggtgaAAATAGCTAAGTTGCAAATGTTAAGAAGGGATTTTGAGACAATATATATGAAAGAATCAAATACAATAGACTCATTCTTCACTCAAATCATTGGATTGGTAAACCAAATCAAATCACATGGTGAAATTATTTAAGAAAGAAGAGTGGTTGAAAATATTATAAGAGGTTTGCCTACAAGGTTTGAATAAATGGTGGTGGCCATAGAAgagacaaaaaatatcataattttCAATTGATGGACTAAATGCATCACTTATTTCAAATGAGCAGAGGCTAAGTAGgtcaacaaattcaaatttggagcATGCATTGAAGACACAAGTCTCAATCAGCCATGCTAGAGGCAGGGGAAGAACAAATTTTAGAGGTATAGGAAGAAATCCATATAGAGGTGGAAGAAGCAACCCATCAAACTCAAGTGGAAGAGGTGGCAGCCCATCAAGCTCAAGTGGAAGAGATAACTAtcaaacatcaactcaaaataAGCCCCAAAGCCAAAGGTATGACAAATCCTCAATCCAATGTAATTATTGCAAGAAATATGGGCATTATTTAAGTGAATGTAGAAAGAAGCAATATGATTCTAGGCAACAAAGTGCAAATTTTACCAAGTAAAATCAAACTCAAGACAACATTTTCATAGCTTGTAATGTTGCACAAGAATGTGAGAAATATGGTTTTTAGACTCAGGTTGTAGCAATCATATGAGTGGAAACTTAGAAATGTTTTCAAGTTTggatgagagtgtgaaattagatgtAACATTCGGGAATGGCAATAAAGTTTCAGTTATGGATAAAGGAAGTGTCAACATTCTAACTAAAAAGggggagaaaaaaaaaatttcaaatgtgTATTTTCTTCCTGGGATAAAACATAACTTAATGAGTATAGGGCAACTTATTCAAAGGAGGTATAGAGTTCATTTTCAAAAACAAAGAATGCATAATTTTAGATAAATTTCCAAACAATTTGCTCATAGCAAAATTTCAAATGAGCAGCAATAGAATGTTTCCCCTAAGACTAAAATCATATTTAAAGGTAGAATTTTCTCAAGGACATCCTTCAACGAATTCACAAGGTGAAGGAAAGAAACCTACAACAGTCACACAAACAATCTTTCAAGCTGAAattaaggatgaaaattggttatggcatctaAGATTTGGGAATCTCAACTTTGGAAGTTCAGATTTGTTGCATAAGAAGAGAATGGTGAATGGGTTGCCACTAATAAAAAAAACAAATAGAGTATGTGAAAGATGATTTTTGGGTAAACAACATATAGAATCATTTTCAGCAGGAAAGGCAATAAGGACAAACAAACCATTGGAGATTGTTCACTTAGATTTGTGTGAGCCAATCCAAACACCTTCAATTGGTGGAAGCTACTacttcttgacattcattgatgattgcaCAAGAAAGATATGGGTCTACTTTCTAAaacataagagtgaagtatttgattaTTTTTGACCCATTTGCTGGTCTTTGCTTCCTCATATCTTAAATTTAGTTAAGAACACATTGTATATCTTTGAGATAGTTAATGTCACATAAGATCGTCTAGGTATCCTCTAGTTTATGACCTTTGCAGACTTTATACAAGGTTAAGATTTATACGCTTATATTTCTTCAAGTTTTTTCTACTTTTTACACCTTTATCTATACATCTATTTATCAATCCacaatatatacatatttaaatttttttctgcTAATTTCCTTGCATGATATTAATATGTCTATTTTGGCAATTCTTCTAAACGAAATCGATTTACTCAAGAACTCAACATTGGTTTCCAGCTAGGTTATGCATTTACTTCTTGCAATGCCCATTCATTTCTATGTCGACTTTGCTAGTCAAAGGTGAACtacaattattattaatatctatgatGATCTACGTTATCTTTTCTCTGTGTTTATTTTGACTTGCCGTTGCATTCCTTCTAAACCATACTTTCATTATAAGCACATACTTTACTATGACGTAATTCAAAAGTACACAGTTCCACCGCCTAATGCATCACAACCACACAGCTTAGAGGCTAGGAATTCGTCTATTGAatgaatggtatcatgtttagcccAATAGTATCATGTTTCTCTGCCTTAATGAATTCTGACACAAGCAATATTGCAAGAAATGACAAAGGCAGCTGGATTCTTTTGGTCTCCTAagcaacaactttatttcttagAGTACAAGGCAGCTATCAGATAAAGTTAAAATAATGCATCCCACCAAACAATACAATAGTCCCCCATGCCTCTAAAAAAGATaagttataaaataaaatattttccctCATTATTTTTTATGTATTCATAGCGTTTCCAAACAATagtaaattaaatatttctatCATTAAATCTACATAACTACTTAAAAATCTGTCGACAGGAGCTCGACACTTTGCTTTCTTGTTTGCCTCTCTTGTTGTATATGTAGCTGGACATCGCGAAGGAAATTAATTTTAATATGAAAAATGGTGATAATTTTTTTGCagtgttattttattattttatgttgtAGTAGCCAATATATACCATTAAAGTCACGACCAACTCAATTACGTCTTCCTAACGAGAATAGTTATGACTCGCTGAACAATGCCGCACACTGTCTCTCATTCCTCCGCCCTTCCCCATTTTCATTTAATTTGAAATCTGTAATTTGCAGAGGGGTTTCAATAAACTCAATACAAATGACAGGTCTGTCATTTTACCTCTTGTACATAAACTATTAGTAAAATAGGAGTCCACGTTTAATAGCATAGTAAATTTTGTTAGCTGCTGATTGAAAAtttgtttatatgtttttttagGTTTTTAATTAATACGTTGACTATACGCTGGGATTTATTCATTTTACATGAATAGGATTTAGATGTTATGATTTCTGtgatattatgtgatattagaaAGTAATAATGATAGAtaagtttattaaaaaaatttaaccaGTTTTTCATCATATTTAATGTTTTAGGTGTAAGTATTGCATGTATCATATGAGTCTAAGTATTTAATGCTTCTACAATTCTAAATGCATCTTTCAAGACTTAAGAAAATATTAAATACGTTCACATAATGACTCCAATTGACCATGTGCTTATGAAATTTATATTAAATTACATAAAAATTATAGAGAAACCAGGCtgtgaaaatcaaaatcaaatgaaatttcacaattttactggttatagacaaaaaaaaaaaaatgatctacgAGTTCTTATTGCAGGTGTAGAACAAACAAAAAACTTGCACAGCAGTCATAACAAGCAACACTGTGGCTCCGAGAGCGGAGATAAAAACCCATGGTTTTGAGCAATACGTCTCCACAAATTCAGTCCACAGGACTTTCGATTTGCTTCCTTTGTAGTAAGTCTTGAGGCTTTTCCTCACATCTTTAACAGGTTTAAAGTATGGTTTCCATGTTAATCTGCTCAACTTTCTCACAATCTCCACAATCTCATCATCGCTCACGCCCAAGCTCACAAAGATTTCGTTCGTTCTCAACACCTCAGCGTCTTTGGCGTCTTGCGTCAGCTCCTTCAATAGACGAGTAAAACCAATAACGGCGTTTTCTTCAATCTTTGGTGTGCACAACTCGAAGGCTATCAAGTTTCTAATGATCGTCTCTGTCATTTGACCAATCCTCAACACAGAAAGATATAAAGTACACTGGGACTTGTCAAACCGTATCTGCTCAATGCCTCCCTCGCAACGCTTGAATTTTACTCCGGCTTTCCTTAATTCTGAAGCACAGGGAACCGCAGTCTTTCTATAATTGGGAAGGCGAACCTCTTTCCCTTGTAGCTGCGTGTAGCCTTCCTTACTATTAATATCACTATTACTACCTCTATCCCAGACACAATTGTTTTTAAGCCTTGTAAAAGGAGACCAGCCATTAATAGGGTTTTGCCCAGCGCCCACAGGAGGCTTACTATAAACTGTTGCATGGAAGCAATGGGGGAGATGACGATTGCTAACTAAATCTGCGTCTTCACTGGGTTGAATCCACAATGGGGAGTACTCAGAGCAAACTTTTGCAAGAAAGGCCTTAAAAGATTGATTTGGATTACCAATAAAAGCATAAAGTGACTCTAAGGTGGGTAGCGGGATTTGATTTTCCAATTTG contains these protein-coding regions:
- the LOC131858354 gene encoding uncharacterized protein LOC131858354, translating into MDKENTLVVQWLEETRKDSHVSEVGRDKRLASIFMVPITLKENDLIFTPQAISIGPYHFLKPHLAEMESEKSQIIERKVMRKLPQDFFAPVQKVEDGDQSLSDLQDDCNFFRIVVPCCRDFYGDVQFLQNLDQEAFSRMLFRDASFLLLFLDHHVVNPQHKKKMLQPQQPSASNNGDPFHDLKSGTGLWLGVMKDIFKLENQIPLPTLESLYAFIGNPNQSFKAFLAKVCSEYSPLWIQPSEDADLVSNRHLPHCFHATVYSKPPVGAGQNPINGWSPFTRLKNNCVWDRGSNSDINSKEGYTQLQGKEVRLPNYRKTAVPCASELRKAGVKFKRCEGGIEQIRFDKSQCTLYLSVLRIGQMTETIIRNLIAFELCTPKIEENAVIGFTRLLKELTQDAKDAEVLRTNEIFVSLGVSDDEIVEIVRKLSRLTWKPYFKPVKDVRKSLKTYYKGSKSKVLWTEFVETYCSKPWVFISALGATVLLVMTAVQVFCLFYTCNKNS